From Solanum lycopersicum chromosome 8, SLM_r2.1, the proteins below share one genomic window:
- the LOC138337705 gene encoding uncharacterized protein isoform X2: protein MVTSWILNSLSKDIADSVEYVFDSLELWSELKDLYDQTNGARLYQIQKEINDLSQGSLDITSYYTKMKKLWEELNNLCVKNQCSCLCTCGAKDTVYKAEQDRRLIQFLMGLNEAYTIIRGSILMMKPLPSMGQAFALLIQEEKQREFKPNSQFFADPPSMCASSSIGQSRQNGGNSGGRGFQTNYTQNTGGRGTRPFCEYCRRLGHIKDKCYKLHGYPEKPSPSPGSGTSNSNFTPSYRKYKGRGTAANVHGECSSEREDISCQNGSQSGSLNNLSTEQYTHLINLLQTFQGGGGNMKDPFTTSASTSSHNGAAGAAANFAGPFTEEASGNW, encoded by the coding sequence ATGGTTACTTCATGGATCCTCAACTCTCTAAGCAAGGACATTGCTGATAGTGTTGAATACGTTTTCGATTCACTGGAATTGTGGAGTGAACTAAAGGATCTATATGATCAAACAAATGGTGCAAGATTATATCAGATCCAGAAGGAGATTAACGATCTAAGTCAGGGATCTCTAGATATCACTTCCTACTACACCAAGAtgaagaaactttgggaggAACTGAACAACTTGTGTGTAAAGAATCAGTGCAGTTGTTTATGCACCTGTGGTGCCAAGGATACTGTATACAAAGCAGAACAGGATAGACGATTAATTCAATTTCTCATGGGGCTTAATGAAGCATATACCATCATTCGCGGCAGCATACTCATGATGAAACCATTACCTTCCATGGGTCAAGCATTTGCTCTCCTAATTCAGGAGGAGAAGCAGCGAGAATTTAAGCCTAACAGCCAATTTTTCGCAGATCCACCTTCAATGTGTGCTAGCTCTTCAATTGGACAGTCACGACAAAATGGAGGCAACTCAGGTGGACGAGGCTTCCAGACTAACTACACACAAAACACTGGGGGAAGAGGAACAAGACCTTTCTGTGAATATTGTAGGAGATTGGGACATATAAAAGATAAGTGTTACAAGTTACATGGTTACCCTGAGAAGCCATCTCCTAGTCCAGGATCTGGTACCTCCAACTCAAACTTTACTCCAAGTTACAGAAAGTATAAGGGAAGAGGAACTGCAGCAAATGTTCATGGAGAATGCTCGAGCGAAAGAGAAGATATTTCTTGTCAAAATGGATCTCAAAGTGGATCTCTAAATAACCTGTCAACAGAACAATACACTCACTTGATCAACTTGCTACAAACCTTCCAAGGAGGAGGAGGAAATATGAAGGATCCTTTCAC